A single genomic interval of Oryza sativa Japonica Group chromosome 7, ASM3414082v1 harbors:
- the LOC107281691 gene encoding uncharacterized protein, whose translation MLLVELTWGPNQSPTIWYFCKSISEDVRLLENGQIPELFEIYAEESHFELIVSILDAAKGVPFAINALNPICVAPPEFPAEIHPEIPPDIPHEILADIPASIVGGFDQLTTEEAEQGQPGSEPQGAAATGQSGEIGSSASAVAGWQLLRKVVRHYAILKGFEFAKGMKTDPTRFIAKGAADGCPWCINASLIEDKKTVKIMVLPFEHTCSSTKLHKGKMATQGWCADRLSDWIKKNPSKGPTDARKKLEERYEIKLKYSKAWSGMKKAMEQIHGTYEESFQLLFNWKVALQNKSPGTIVEIELQKVGKKMCFKRIFVALKPCIDGFLAGCRPYLGVDATRLTGKYTGQLASATAIDGHNWLYYVAYVVFDSTIDDNRLWFMQQLNKAIGDPDGLVISTYACKGLENA comes from the exons ATGCT CCTTGTTGAGTTAACTTGGGGCCCAAACCAATCTCCTACCATATGGTATTTTTGTAAGTCAATTAGTGAGGACGTGAGACTATTGGAGAATGGCCAGATTCCAGAGTTGTTTGAAATATATGCAGAAGAGAGCCACTTTGAGCTTATTGTATCCATCCTGGATGCTGCAAAGGGTGTGCCATTTGCTATAAATGCTTTAAATCCTATATGTGTGGCGCCTCCTGAATTCCCTGCTGAAATCCATCCTGAAATCCCTCCTGACATCCCTCATGAAATCCTTGCTGACATCCCCGCTAGTATTGTTGGAGGTTTTGACCAGCTTACAACAGAGGAAGCAGAA CAAGGTCAACCTGGATCTGAACCTCAGGGGGCTGCAGCCACTGGTCAGAGTGGAGAGATTGGTTCTAGTGCTAGTGCTGTGGCAGGCTGGCAGCTCCTGAG AAAAGTTGTAAGGCATTATGCCATCTTGAAAGGTTTTGAATTTGCTAAAGGTATGAAGACAGATCCTACAAGGTTTATTGCAAAAGGTGCAGCTGATGGTTGCCCTTGGTGTATAAATGCATCTCTGATTGAGGATAAGAAGACTGTAAAG ATTATGGTCCTTCCATTTGAGCACACTTGTTCTTCTACAAAGCTACATAAAGGGAAGATGGCTACTCAAGGCTGGTGTGCAGATAGACTCTCTGATTGGATTAAGAAGAATCCTAGCAAGGGACCAACTGATGCCAGGAAGAAGCTTGAAGAAAGATATGAGATCAAGTTGAAATACTCCAAAGCATGGTCTGGTATGAAGAAGGCTATGGAGCAGATCCATGGTACATATGAAGAAAGCTTCCAGCTTCTTTTCAACTGGAAGGTTGCACTGCAGAACAAGTCACCAGGTACAATTGTAGAGATAGAGTTGCAGAAAGTAGGCAAGAAGATGTGCTTTAAGAGAATTTTTGTTGCATTGAAACCTTGCATAGATGGATTTTTGGCTGGATGTAGACCTTACTTAGGTGTAGATGCAACTAGGTTAACTGGTAAATATACTGGACAGCTAGCTTCAGCCACTGCTATAGATGGACATAACTGGTTGTATTATGTAGCATATGTTGTGTTTGACTCGACAATAGATGATAACCGACTCTGGTTCATGCAACAACTAAATAAGGCCATAGGAGACCCAGATGGTTTAGTTATTTCTACATATGCATGTAAAGGTTTAGAGAATGCATGA